Below is a window of Anas platyrhynchos isolate ZD024472 breed Pekin duck chromosome 34, IASCAAS_PekinDuck_T2T, whole genome shotgun sequence DNA.
GAGGATGACGGAGCTGGGATGCTGGAGGATGCTGGAGCCAGGATGTGGGGAATGCTTGAGGGTTCTGGGGGATGCTGGAGCAAGGATGCTCGAGCACACCGGAGCCAGGGAGCTGGAGCCAGGATGCCCAAGGATGCTCGAAGCTGCTGGAACCAGGATGCTGGGGGATGCTTGAGGATGCTCGAGCACACTGGAGCCAGGATACCAGAGGATGCTCGAGCCAGGATGGCGGAGCTGAAGTGCTCAAGGAGGCTCAAGGATGTTGGAGCCAGGATGCTGGGGGATGCTGGAGCGAGGACACTCAAGCACACCAGAGCCGGGAAGCTGGAGCCAGGATGCTCAAGGATGCTCGAGCACGCCAGAGCCAGGAATTTGGAGCCAGGATGCTTCAGGATGACGGAGCCGGGATTCTGGAGGATGCTCGAGCACACTGGAGCCAGGATGCCGGAGGATGCTCAAGCCAGGATGGTGGAGCTGAGGTGCTCAAGGATGCCGGAGAATGCTTGAGGGTGCTGGGGGATGCTGGAGTGAGGATGCTCGAGCACACCGGAGCTGGAAAGCTGGAGCCAGGATGCTTCAGGATGACGGAGCCGGGATTCTGGAGGATGTTTGGGGATGCTGGAGCCAGGACGCTCGAGGATGCTGGAGGATGTTCGAGGATTCTGGAGCCAGGGTGCTCAAGGACGCTCAAGGACGCTGGAGCCAGGATGCCAGGGGATGCTCGAGCCAGGATGCCGGAGCCAGGATGCTGGGGGGGTGCtcgagggtgctggggggggggttccgGAGCCAGGATGCTCAAGGATGCTCGAGCACAACAGAGCCAGGACACTGGAGGaagctggggggggtcctgggggtatTTTGGCACTGGAGGCACCCCGgagccaggaggtgctggaggaTGCTGGAGGCACCCTGGAGGTGTGGCTCCCCCAAGCACccggtgtggggggggggggcacaaatccgattttttttaaaaagccaccAGGATAAAACCCGGGCTCGGCGTCACCATCACCGGTGGCCCGAGGCCACCCGGGGTTGgcacaggctggggggggggctcccgggggtcccaagcccccccccccgaggaccTGGGGCTGGCACCCGGGCGGCTCCTTCCCTGCGGATGGTGCTGGACTCGATGGCACTGGAGACTTTGGGCTGGACGGCGTCACTCGGGGGGGGGCGAGgacctggcagccaggaggggagggggcagggcTGGCCCAAAAGGGTCtgcgtgtgccccccccccaccccccctcctcGGTTTTGGGTACCCACCTGGCTCCCGCCAGCGCTATTCCACCTCGCCGTTGTGCTTGTGCcggccggggggcgcggggggctccTCCTCATAGGGAGACAGCTCCTCGATGGACGCCTGGTTGGtgatgcctgggggggggacagggggtgtgggggggtgctCGAGGCAGTTCCGTGGCCCCCCAGGACCAAGAAAAACCCAGCTCATCTGGGGGGGGTCACCATCCCCAGGGGTCACCCCCAGGGGTCACCGTCTCCAGGGGTCACCCCCAGGGGTCACCGTCCCCAGGGGGCACCAGCATCGGGGGCTGCTTGGCATggacctgccccccccccgtgtgccCCCCCCTGGCTCTGGTGGCCGTCCCCTACCGCTGGCCGCCCTCTCCTTCCACTTCTGCTTGTTCTCCTGGATGTATTTGGTCCAGGTGGCGCGGAAGCTGGCCAGGTCGGCGTTGatgtccccccccagctccaggtGCTCATCCAGGGACGTCTGCCGCCACTGGGAGCTGTGGGGGGACaccagggtggggggggggggctggcggTGGGACAGAGCCACCCGTGTCACCCCCCCGACCCATCACAGGGCTCATGCACCATTAAGTGGGTGCCCCCCGCATGGCTGCGCCCCGCCAGCTCCACccaggggggctctgggggaaggggaaactgaggcacggcccCTCCAGGAGGATGTGGGGGGGGGCTGGTGAAGCAGGCAAgtggctggggggggttggTGGCCCCCCACCTGGCCTGCTGGCTGGCCACCGGGTTGCCCTTGGCTTTGGAGCCGTCctcggcgggggggggcagcaccatCTTCTCGGCCACGTCGGTCAGCACGGAGAAGGTGGGCTCCACGATGAAGTCGATgaagcctggggggggggcacggcgtCGGAGGGGACCTCACGTCTGCGTGTCCCCAAaaatggggacggggatggggatggagggggggggctcaccAATCTGCGACTGGGCCACCAGCGTGGAGGTGCGGTCGCAGAGGGGCGAgaagggcagccccagctcggCTTCTTTGTCACCCTGGAGAGGTTGAGAAATTGTCCCCAAAAGGTGGCCGCGGTGACACCGGGGGTCccgggggattggggggggggaacacgCGGGGCCCCTACCTGCCTGAAGAACTCCTCCATCAGCGCCTTGGTCCAGCGGCTGTGCACTGCCCACTGCTTGGTGGGGTGGCTGATGTCGGCCGCGTGCAGCAGCAGCGACAGCGCCTTGGATTTATCGATCCTGGGGAGGGCACCGGGCAGCTCAGGCtggcccccccccaaaaaaaaaaaaaaaaaaaaaaaaaaaacgaaaaccAAACGCgtcccctcctccccgccaccccccacaaaaaataaaaataaataaaaaaaaaaaaaacgaaaaccAAACGCgtccccctcctccctgccatccccccccccaaaaaaaataaataaaaaaaaaaagcccccggCGCCCCCGCTCAcacctctccagctgctgcagcgccGTCTTCATGGACTTGACCTGCTGGAAGTGGCAGGACATGTCGGTGGCCAGGACCATCTCGATCACcagagcccgcagctccctgcGCCGCGGTTGcggagttggggggggggacaggaggcACCATgagggcttgggggggggggcggctggggacagcccccgGGGACAGCGCGGGGACGGCGGGGGACTCACGCGAACTCGTCCTTGGTGAGGTTGACGAAGATGTTCATCTCCTCGTCCTGCATCATGCGGAAGACGGCGCTGATGTGGTGGTTCTCCAGCACCGAGCGGTCGTTGTAGAGGATGGCGCAGTccgacctgggggggggggggcgaggggacaCCGGGGACACGCGATGGCACCCGCCGGGTCCCTGCATGGCACCCCTTCGGGTGAGGGATGTCCCCACGGTGGCAGCACAGATGTAGCTGGGACGTATTGGTGGCCACGTGGTGCCAGGACATCTGCGCCCTGGACGTATCGGTcaccccaagtgtccccaaggtgccaagACGTCTGCATCCTGGCCATATCGGTCACCATgagtgtccccaaggtgccagCACATCTGTACCCTGGCCGTATTTGTCACCCCGAGTGTCCCCAGGGTGCCAGGATGTCTACATCCCAGCCATATCGGTCACCCTgagtgtccccaaggtgccagGACATCTACACCCTGGCCACATCGGTCACCCCgagtgtccccaaggtgccagGGCGTCTACATCCTGGCCGTATCGGTCACCCCGAGTGTCCCCAGGGTGCCACCAGCACTGCCCTGGTGCCCCTCAGCACCCCACGTGTCCCCgcagcctgtccccagccctgctgctctgcccaggctgCGCCCTGCCACCTCTGCCATGCCACGTCAGCCCTGCTGGGCCGTGTCACCTGCACCGTGCTGTGTCCCCCTGTGCCGTGCCACGTCCCTTTGTGCCATGCCGTGTCCCCTGCACCATGCCACCTCCCCGTGTCGTGCCATGTCCCCCTGCACTGTGCCACAtccctgtgctgtgccatgctgtgtcCCCATGCCATGCCACGtccctgtgctgtgccatgtccctgtgctgtgccatgTCCCTCCATGCCATGTCACATCCCCGTGCCATGCCGTGTCCTTCTGTGCCGTGCcgtgtccccctgcacccatgccACGTCCCTGTGCCATGCCACGTCCCCTCGTGCCATGCTGTGTCCCCTTGTGCCATGCCAcgcccccatgtccccatgctGTGCCATGTCCCCGTGTGCCCTGCCATGTCCCCTCGTGCTGTGCCATGTCTCCTTGCACCGTGCCATGTCCCCCTGTGCCATGCCATGTCCCCCTATGCCGTGCCACATCCCCCTGTGCCATGTCCCCATGCACCATGCCATGTCCCCTTGCACTGTGCCATGTCCCCTTGCACTGTGCCATGTCCCCTTGTGCCATGTCATGTCCCCTCATGCTGTGCCATGTCCCCCTGCGCTGTGCCCTGTCCCCATGCTGTGCCATGTCCCCTTGTGCCATGCCCTGTTCCCTTGCCCTGTCCCCTTGTGCTGTGCCCTGTCCCCTCATGCCGTGCCATGTCCCCTTGCCCTGTCCCCCTGCGCCGTGCCGTGTCCCCGTGCGGTGCCCGCAGCCCTCACTTGGTCTGGATGTGGAAGCTGTTGGTGGTGCCCGTGTGCTCGTAGTCGTGGATGGCGGCGGCGAAGATGATGGCCAGGACCTCGATCTCCGTCAGGTagtgctggggacaggggcGTCAGGGACAGGGCCACCCCCCCcaggggggacggggacactgggggcactggggggatCCAGTGACACCCCACAGGGGACAGGGGCCACCTGGGCACGGGTCCTGTGCGTGGCCACGCGTGAcaccgagggggggggacagggcgCGGTGTCACCACCTGTCACCCCCCCGGGACAGGGTGACCCCGGCCATCCTTGCTGCGTTTCCATGGTGACAGCAGGGTCACCAGGTGGCACCCCGTCACCATGGCAACAAGCATCACCTGGACCAGGGGGGTGTGCTGGGACCCCCTGCCCCATGGTATCCCTGTCCCCacggtgtccccgtccccatggtgtccccatccccatggtgtccccatccccatggtgtcccc
It encodes the following:
- the PDE1B gene encoding LOW QUALITY PROTEIN: dual specificity calcium/calmodulin-dependent 3',5'-cyclic nucleotide phosphodiesterase 1B (The sequence of the model RefSeq protein was modified relative to this genomic sequence to represent the inferred CDS: inserted 1 base in 1 codon), with the protein product MVKQLDGGEVXLEELRRNLEYTASLLEAVYIDETRQMLDTEDELREMRSDAVPAEVRDWLAATFTQQARAKGRRAEEKPKFRSIVHAVQAGIFVERMFRRTYTAVGPSYSTSVLNCLKSLDLWCFDVFALNRVTEEHSLRTIVYELFTRHNLSSRFKIPAVFLTSLLEALEAGYGKYRNPYHNQAHAADVTQTVHCFLLRTGMLHYLTEIEVLAIIFAAAIHDYEHTGTTNSFHIQTKSDCAILYNDRSVLENHHISAVFRMMQDEEMNIFVNLTKDEFAELRALVIEMVLATDMSCHFQQVKSMKTALQQLERIDKSKALSLLLHAADISHPTKQWAVHSRWTKALMEEFFRQGDKEAELGLPFSPLCDRTSTLVAQSQIGFIDFIVEPTFSVLTDVAEKMVLPPPAEDGSKAKGNPVASQQASSQWRQTSLDEHLELGGDINADLASFRATWTKYIQENKQKWKERAASGITNQASIEELSPYEEEPPAPPGRHKHNGEVE